TTTCCTATCGACTTCTTCTAAAAAGACGCTGCCCGCGTCTTTTTTTACATACATAACTTGTCTATTTTCGCATACATTTTCATAAAGTGAAACTTCCATCAGAGGGGTGCTCTTCTCCTCTGATAAGGAGGTCGGCTAAAACCGTCACATCCTGTGACAACGCCGGCACTAGCACCTCCTGTGCGTCGGGACAATCGGGGTGTTAGTCGCCCGTTATTACGGACGTTTATTACCGGGATAAAGTGAAGGCTTTGCATCCATTACGAGGAGGTGAGAAATGAGACTCCGGCTGATCCTGTTTATGGCATGCCTTCTCGTTTTTGTAATGCCTCTTGACGTGAATGCCGAAGAACCTTTTGCCGTATCGGCTGAATCAGCAATAGTAGTCGAAGCTGAAAGCGGGCGAGTATTATGGGAAAAGGATGCATATAGCGAGAAGCGCATCGCCAGCATTACTAAAATTATGACCACGATCGTTGCCATTGAACAAGGAGACTTGGATGATTCCGTGGAGATTTCAGAGCAAGCCGCGGGCACTGAAGGGTCATCGCTCTATCTGCAAGCAGGCGAAGAAGTTAAATTGGAGGATTTGTTATATGGCCTAATGCTTCGGTCCGGCAATGACAGCGCGATTGCAATTGCCGAACACGTAGGCGGAAGCGTAGACGGTTTTGTTTTCTTAATGAATGAAAAAGTAAATGAATTAGGATTGAAAAACACCATTTTTGCCAATCCACACGGGCTGGATGACCATGAAAATCATTATTCCAGCGCTTATGACATGGCGATGATCATGAAGGAAGCGATGGAATTTGATGCATTTAATGCTATATCCGGAACAAAAGTGCACCGTGCCCCCAATGAAAACGAAGATTGGGAACGAGTTTGGAGGAATAAAAATCGTTTGTTAACCGAGCGATATGAGTACGCGACCGGAGGCAAGACCGGTTATACCGATCGCGCCAAACGGACGCTAGTGACCTCCGCAAATAAAGATAACATGGACTTGATTGCCGTTACATTGAATGCGCCATCCGACTGGGACGACCATGTCCGCATGTTTGAATATGGATTTGACACTTATCAGATGCATCGATTGATCGATGCAGGCGAACTTGAACGAGGGCAAGAAGAAGGGTACGAAGCTTATGAAGTACGTCGATCTGTCACGTATCCATTGAGCGAGGACGAATACGCTCGCGTTTTGCCAAAAATCAAATGGGACAACGATGAGCATTTGCCTTTTGCCGGACACCTTCAGTTTCAATTAGACAACAGGGTCATTTCCGAACAACCGATTTTTCGCGAAGAAGCCGAAGAAACAACAGAGGAGCATTCCTTTTGGGTACGATTAAAAAATCGTTTCCGACAGATGATGGAGTGATTCATAGATGATTAATTGGATCTGGATGACAATGCTGATCACAGGTCTTGTTTTTGCAATGTTTACCGGCAGGATGGAAGAAGTAAATGAAGCGATATTTGAAGGCGCTGAAGAAGCGGTCGTTCTCTGCTTTGGCCTCATCAGCATTCTCGTTTTTTGGCTGGGGATGATGAGAATTGCACAAGAAGGAGGGCTCCTTACGCTACTTTCCAAAGTGATGTCTCCCATCATCCGGCGGCTGTTTCCGGAAGTGCCCAAGGATCACCCGGCAATGGGCTATATTTTATCCAATATGACCGCGAACATGTTTGGGCTTGGAAATGCCGCGACACCGATGGGGATAAAAGCGATGGAACAGTTGAAAGAATTAAACGGGGGAAAAGATGAAGCCAGTCGCTCTATGATCACGTTTCTCGCGATTAATACCGCCAGCTTGACACTAATTCCGACAACAGTAATCGCGATTCGAATGACGTATGATTCTGAAAACCCCGGCGAAATTATCGGAACGACGATCGCGGCAACGGCAGTCGCCGTCATTAGCGCAATCATCATCGACCGCATTTTTCACTGGCGTCGAATGCAACGGGCGAGGGCAAAATAAATGGCCGTATTTACGACGATATCCATGTACATCATTCCCTTGTTGTTGTTTGTCATTCTTTTCAGTGCGATCATCAAACAGGTACCGGCGTACGAAACGTTTGTTGAAGGAGCAAAAGATGGTTTCCAAATGGCGATTTCGATCATCCCTTATCTCGTTGCCATGTTGGTTGCCATCTCCGTTTTTCGTGCTTCCGGAGCACTGGATTTTATACTTGAAGGT
The Salicibibacter kimchii DNA segment above includes these coding regions:
- a CDS encoding D-alanyl-D-alanine carboxypeptidase family protein, coding for MRLRLILFMACLLVFVMPLDVNAEEPFAVSAESAIVVEAESGRVLWEKDAYSEKRIASITKIMTTIVAIEQGDLDDSVEISEQAAGTEGSSLYLQAGEEVKLEDLLYGLMLRSGNDSAIAIAEHVGGSVDGFVFLMNEKVNELGLKNTIFANPHGLDDHENHYSSAYDMAMIMKEAMEFDAFNAISGTKVHRAPNENEDWERVWRNKNRLLTERYEYATGGKTGYTDRAKRTLVTSANKDNMDLIAVTLNAPSDWDDHVRMFEYGFDTYQMHRLIDAGELERGQEEGYEAYEVRRSVTYPLSEDEYARVLPKIKWDNDEHLPFAGHLQFQLDNRVISEQPIFREEAEETTEEHSFWVRLKNRFRQMME
- a CDS encoding nucleoside recognition domain-containing protein; amino-acid sequence: MINWIWMTMLITGLVFAMFTGRMEEVNEAIFEGAEEAVVLCFGLISILVFWLGMMRIAQEGGLLTLLSKVMSPIIRRLFPEVPKDHPAMGYILSNMTANMFGLGNAATPMGIKAMEQLKELNGGKDEASRSMITFLAINTASLTLIPTTVIAIRMTYDSENPGEIIGTTIAATAVAVISAIIIDRIFHWRRMQRARAK